The bacterium genome has a window encoding:
- a CDS encoding NUDIX hydrolase, whose protein sequence is MRRLVRRRRVFEGRRVTVRLDEVEFPGGQRVEYEIVEHPGAVAMVALTADRHVVLVRQYRAAVEADLLEIPAGTMEPGETPERCAERELAEEVGRAAGRWECLSAFYPSPGILSEVLHVFLAQDLRPAAADREEVDLRVETVALDEARRRIDSGEIRDAKSVIGIALACRRLGRPG, encoded by the coding sequence ATGCGGCGGCTGGTGCGCCGCCGCCGGGTGTTCGAAGGACGGCGGGTGACGGTCCGCCTGGATGAAGTCGAGTTCCCCGGCGGCCAGCGCGTCGAGTATGAGATCGTCGAACACCCCGGGGCGGTGGCGATGGTTGCCCTGACCGCGGACCGGCACGTCGTGCTCGTCCGCCAGTATCGCGCCGCGGTGGAGGCCGACCTTCTCGAGATCCCCGCCGGCACCATGGAACCCGGCGAAACCCCAGAGCGGTGCGCCGAGCGCGAACTCGCCGAGGAGGTGGGCCGCGCGGCCGGGCGGTGGGAGTGCCTCAGCGCCTTCTACCCGTCGCCCGGCATCCTTTCCGAGGTACTGCATGTGTTCCTGGCCCAGGACCTCCGCCCCGCCGCGGCGGACCGCGAGGAAGTCGATCTCCGGGTCGAGACCGTGGCGCTCGACGAGGCCCGGCGTCGGATCGACTCGGGCGAGATCCGCGACGCCAAATCGGTGATCGGGATCGCCCTGGCATGCCGGCGCCTCGGGCGCCCCGGCTGA